CACCTCAACGGGAATGACCATCTTGGCGTAGTATTCGGGCGAGCCAAGGCCGTAGATGCACGAGACAGAGGCCACGATGATGACGTCGCGCCGCGTGAGCAGGGCGTGGGTGGCGGCGTGGCGCAGCTTGTCGATGTTGTCGTTGATGGCAGAGTCTTTTTCAATATAGGTGTCAGAGGCAGGCACATAGGCTTCTGGCTGGTAATAGTCGTAATAGCTGACAAAGTACTCCACGGCATTGCGCGGAAAAAGCGCGCGGAATTCGCCGTACAGCTGGGCGGCCAGGGTCTTGTTGGGCGCAAGCACCAGGGCCGGACGATTGCAGCGGGCAATGACATTGGCCATGGTAAAGGTCTTGCCGGAGCCCGTGACGCCCAGAAGCACCTGCGCGGGCACCCCTGCCTGAATATTGCTCACCAGTTCGTCAATGGCCGTGGGCTGGTCGCCTGTGGGAACATAGGATGTTTCCAGGCTGAAAGGGGTTGAGGACTTGTCTTCCATCATGTTCTGTTTTGGGGTAAGAGGGTGTGAAATAATACGCTAACCACGGGAAGTGCTATGGAAAAGATCATCGTGCCCACGCAGTATGACCTGCCGCTGGACAGATTCTACATTGTGGCTGTTACGCTTAATACCTTCAAGGGCCGCCGTCATGTGGACGTGCAGGTTTTTCGGCCCAACGGCAGTGATGAAGAGATGGAAGCCCTGCGCGGCCTTGGCCTGGTGGCTCCCCCCGACCCGTCCATTCCGGCCGAAGTGCTTCAGGGCGCTACGGAAGAAGCCGCCCTGCGCTGTATTCTCGAAGCCTTCACTGCCGAAGAAAGCCGCGCCCTGGCGGACTACCTTGAGCAGCGCTACGCCGATCATATCGAAAAAATCACCGTCTGTCCGATGGACATACCCGTTCCCATGGGCGTAGCGCCCCTGGCGGGCATTACCGAAGGCAAGAGCACGGGCTTCATCCGTTTTGAAACCGTGCGCGACTACCCTCTGCCCTTCGTGGCGCACGGGTATTACGATCTGGAAGCCCACGCTCCGCTGGACAGCGAATAGTCATAGCGTTCACGCCAGGGCTGCCAGACCTGCTCGTCAGTCACCTTGTGGAGTGCATCCCCGCAGATGACATGCTCCGTTGAGGGCAGTCCGACGCCGGGTTCCGCATCCGCAGGGGGCGCCAGAGCTTGCCGCAGCCTTTGCATAAAGACCTCTCGAGGCAGAAGAACCCCGCCCATCTTCATGATGTGCGGGGTTTCCTGCTGGCAATCCAGCAAGGTCACGCCGCGCAGGCGCAGCAGGCCCACAAGACCGCCCAGGGCCGCGCGCGAGGCCTCGGAAACAACATGAAACATGGATTCGCCAAAAAACACCCTGCCAAAGCCCACGCCGTACAGGCCACCGGCCAGTTCTCCATCGCGCCAGGCCTCCACGCTGTGGGCAAAACCCAAGGCGTGCAGGCGGTCATAGGCCTCAATCATGGCAGGCGTGAGCCATGTGCCGCCGTGGGGCGTGCGCGCCTGGGCGCAGGCCCGTATGACCCTGCCAAAGGCCGCGTCAAGGGTGAGTTCAAAGGGCTTTTGCCGTAAGGCGCGGGCACTGCGGGCAGGAAGGCGAAAATCCTCCAGCGGCAGCACGCATCGCGGATTTGGCGACCACCAGAGTATGGGCTGCCCGGTCTCGTACCAGGGAAAAATCCCCCGGCTGTAGGCCGCCAGCAAGCGCTCAGGCCGCAGATCGCCCCCAAAGCAGAGCAGGCCGTCTTCACGGGCCGCTTCAAGCGGAGGAAACTGGGCGGCCAGTGCCGCGAAGATGGTCTCCACAGCCGGCCGCCCCCTTATCAAACCTTGCTCTTGGGCGGCTTTTTGGCTGCTTTTTCACTTTTTGCAGCGCCAGCCTTGCCCTGGGTTTCAGTCTTGCCCTGGGTTTCCGTCGTGGTCGAAGAGCCTGCTTTACTCCTGGCGCGGGACTTGCCGCCGGATTTACCGGGCTTGCCAGCCTTGCCCTTGGCGTTGCCGGGCTTACCGGACTGTCCCGATTTGGCCGACAAACCTGATTTACCGGATGTGCCAGTCGTGCCCTTGGCGCTGACGGACTTTTCAGTCGTGCCGGCAGCGGCGGATTTGGCGCTTTTGGCCTTTTTGGCAGTGGCCGCCCTGGCGGGCGTCTTTGCTGCCGCACCAATCGCTTCGAGCACAAGCGCGTCATTCACAACATCAAGCCGCGCGCTGCCCCCCTTGGCGAGCGAACCGAACAGCAGTTCGTGAGCCAGTTTGTCTTCCAGCTCCGTGCGCAGCAGACGCCGCAGCGGCCTTGCGCCCATGGTGGGGTCAAAGCCCTTGCGGGCCAGCCATTGCCGGGCGCTCGTGCTCAGATCAAGCTGCACGTTCCGCTGTTCAAGGCTGTGGGTGATCTCCCCAACAAACTTGTCCACGATGCGCAGCATCATGTCCTCGGTCAGGCTGCCAAAAGGCACGAGGGCGTCGAGCCTGTTGCGGAATTCGGGGCTGAAGGTATTTTCCACAGCCTTGAGGCCCTTGTGGGCCGCATCCTGCCGCGACGCGCCGCCGAACCCCATGGCCGGACGCGACATGTCGAAGGCCCCGGCATTGGAGGTCATGATCAGGATCACGTGCGAGAAATCCGTTTTTCTGCCCGTATTGTCGGTCAGGGTGGCGTAATCCATCACCTGCAGCAGCACGTTGAAGATGTCGGGGTGCGCCTTTTCCACTTCGTCCAGCAACACTACGGAATACGGAGCCTTGCGCACGGCCTCGGTGAGCAGGCCGCCCTGGTCAAAGCCCACATAGCCTGGAGGCGCGCCGATAAGACGCGACACCGAATGCTTTTCCATATATTCGCTCATGTCATAGCGCAAAAATTCCACGCCCATGAGCTTGGCAAGGCTGCGGGCCACTTCCGTCTTGCCCACGCCAGTGGGGCCGTAGAACAAAAAGGCTCCTGCCGGGCGCTGCTCCTGCCCAAGACCTGCACGGGCGCGCAGAATGGCCCGCACCGTAAGCTCGATGGCCGGATCCTGACCGAACACAAGCTCCTTGAGGTCTTTTTCAAGCGACGCAAGACGGTTGCGTTCCGTGCCGGATACGGTACGCACGGGAATGCCCGCCATACGCGCCACAATGCGTTCCACGTCGGCCACGCCCACCGTGGGGCGCGCCGTTTTGCCGCCCGCAGCGGATTTGCCGCTCGCAGGCTGTTTGCGAGCGCCGGTCTGTACGCCACGCCCAAGACGGACGGCAGCGCCGGATTCGTCCAGCACGTCAATGGCCTTGTCAGGCAGCAGGCGATCGCGCACATGCCGGGCCGTCAGATCTACCATGGCCTTGATGGCCGTCGGACTGTACTTGACCTTATGGAAGTCGGCATAGCGCTTTTCAAGCCCCTGAAGGATGGCGAGGCATTCCTCAATGTTCGGTTCCGTAAGGTCTATGCGCTGGAACCGCCGGGCCAGGGCACGGTCTTTTTCAAAATGGTTGCGAAACTCTTCATAGGTCGTGGAGCCGATGCAGCGCAGATCGCCGTTGGCCAGCATGGGCTTGAGCAGGTTGGAGGCGTCCATGGAGCCGCCTGATGTGGAGCCTGCCCCCACAATGGTGTGAATTTCGTCAATAAACAAAATGGCGTCCGGGATTTCCATCAAACGCTGCACCACAGCCTTGAGGCGGCTTTCAAAGTCGCCCCTGTAGCGGGTGCCCGCCAGCAAAAGCCCCATGTCCAGGGCGAACAGCTGGGCCTTGGCGAACATTTCCGGCACGTTGCCCTCAACAATGCGCAAAGCGAGCCCCTCGGCCAGGGCAGTCTTGCCCACGCCGGGATCGCCCACAAAAAGCGGATTGTTTTTGCGGCGACGGCACAGCACTTCCACCGCGCGGTCAAGCTCGTTCACGCGGCCCACCAGGGGGTCTATCTTGCCCTCGCGGGCGCGGGCGGTAAGGTCAACGGCATACTGGGCCAAAGGATCGGCCTTGCCTTCCTTGTCATCAGCGTCGCCGCCCTGGCCAGCGCCCGTGGAGCCGCCGCCTTCGTCCATGCCGTGCGACACGAACGTCAGCACATCCAGGCGCTCCACACCCTGCTTGCGCAGATAGTAGTGGGCATAGCTTTCTTCTTCGTCCATGATGGAAATGAGCAGATCGCCCAGTTCCACGGTGTCGCGACCGGCGGAACGGATATGGTTCAAGGCGCGTTCA
Above is a genomic segment from Desulfovibrio sp. containing:
- the clpA gene encoding ATP-dependent Clp protease ATP-binding subunit ClpA, translated to MLSKSVQSVIRDALMEAHRRRHDLLTVEHVLFALTNSMRGRILLEGSGASVAVLREQLEEFFNREMEVVPLAGNYEVAQTEGVQRVLERALNHIRSAGRDTVELGDLLISIMDEEESYAHYYLRKQGVERLDVLTFVSHGMDEGGGSTGAGQGGDADDKEGKADPLAQYAVDLTARAREGKIDPLVGRVNELDRAVEVLCRRRKNNPLFVGDPGVGKTALAEGLALRIVEGNVPEMFAKAQLFALDMGLLLAGTRYRGDFESRLKAVVQRLMEIPDAILFIDEIHTIVGAGSTSGGSMDASNLLKPMLANGDLRCIGSTTYEEFRNHFEKDRALARRFQRIDLTEPNIEECLAILQGLEKRYADFHKVKYSPTAIKAMVDLTARHVRDRLLPDKAIDVLDESGAAVRLGRGVQTGARKQPASGKSAAGGKTARPTVGVADVERIVARMAGIPVRTVSGTERNRLASLEKDLKELVFGQDPAIELTVRAILRARAGLGQEQRPAGAFLFYGPTGVGKTEVARSLAKLMGVEFLRYDMSEYMEKHSVSRLIGAPPGYVGFDQGGLLTEAVRKAPYSVVLLDEVEKAHPDIFNVLLQVMDYATLTDNTGRKTDFSHVILIMTSNAGAFDMSRPAMGFGGASRQDAAHKGLKAVENTFSPEFRNRLDALVPFGSLTEDMMLRIVDKFVGEITHSLEQRNVQLDLSTSARQWLARKGFDPTMGARPLRRLLRTELEDKLAHELLFGSLAKGGSARLDVVNDALVLEAIGAAAKTPARAATAKKAKSAKSAAAGTTEKSVSAKGTTGTSGKSGLSAKSGQSGKPGNAKGKAGKPGKSGGKSRARSKAGSSTTTETQGKTETQGKAGAAKSEKAAKKPPKSKV
- the aat gene encoding leucyl/phenylalanyl-tRNA--protein transferase, which translates into the protein METIFAALAAQFPPLEAAREDGLLCFGGDLRPERLLAAYSRGIFPWYETGQPILWWSPNPRCVLPLEDFRLPARSARALRQKPFELTLDAAFGRVIRACAQARTPHGGTWLTPAMIEAYDRLHALGFAHSVEAWRDGELAGGLYGVGFGRVFFGESMFHVVSEASRAALGGLVGLLRLRGVTLLDCQQETPHIMKMGGVLLPREVFMQRLRQALAPPADAEPGVGLPSTEHVICGDALHKVTDEQVWQPWRERYDYSLSSGAWASRS